Below is a window of Pelobates fuscus isolate aPelFus1 chromosome 13, aPelFus1.pri, whole genome shotgun sequence DNA.
GTCAGCTGCAAAAACAAAGTATTAGTGTGAATATTAGATTTGAATGCGAGGATACAGGCCAGACAAGAATGCTGCAGAACCTCTTTGAAATCTCTCTCATCCTGTTGTTGCAATGCCCAACTCTGTGTCATTTTCCAAGAGGCTCTGCAGGAGCTGCGTCCTATGATTGACAGCTGCCCTGAAAGCAGTGTTCTTTGTGATGACCAggagtgtttttgttttattagtaatcCTTGATCTGATTACCTGAATGTGCCATTGCCATTTTAGGAGAGGAATCCAGTGAAGGAGGGAGAGGATCTCTGCATGCAGCTAATGTCTGGATAAGATTTCTTGGATCTGTGACACCAGCCCCCCCATTGAGCCCTGGAGATGCCAGGGAATGGGCACTGCCGCCCCAGCAGCTATGCCGGCTACCAGTCCCAGAAGCAATGTAAGAACACTTCATTCGCATTCTACCAGGCGGTGAGGGACCAGCTGCCGGTGTGGGTGCTGGAGGACATGCGGATTATGGAGGTGTTGCACTGGGAGGAGGGTGGCAAGGTGAGTGCCTACTCGCCCTCCGAGGCTCTGCTCTATGCTCTGGTCCACGACCACCAGCCCTATGCCCGGTACCTGCTGAACCAGTACCCCCAGGACGCCCTGGCCATGCCCAGCAAGAACTTCAGCTGCTGCCAGTCAAGCGCCCCCCATCTCACCATGGCTGTACGGTACGACCGGCTGGAGATCCTCCGCGGGATCCTGCACACCTTGCGGGGCTTCCCTGCCAGCCACCGGTCTGCTTACATCAACCGCAGGGGGTGCcagagggtggaggggggcaAGACCCCGCTACACCTGGCCTGTGAGCTGCTCAGAGCTGAGTGCATCGTCCTGCTGCTGGGGCATGGTGCCTGCCTCTGGGGGCCGGACAGCTGCGGGTATACTCCCCTGGACATCCTGCTCCAGCTCATCAGGAGGGGGGAGCAGGACCTGGGGCTCAAACTGCAGTGTCTGGACTGCCTGCTGCTCTACCTGCCCCCTGGGCTGCCCTTTAAACTCAGGGACCAGCTGCTGGAGGAAGAGGGGCTCTGGCAGGGGCTCATAGGGCTGGACTTGTACAGATGGCTCATAGgtacctcccctccctccctatttACCCTGTCCATGCAAAAAGTCCTCAGGAGCCTCCCCCCAGACAGATTCCCTGATGCTCTGGAAGCCCTGCCTCTCCCTGATTTCCTCAAACCACTGACCCTCATAAAGAAAAAAGTGTAGAAAGGACTGTGCCTGTACTGAATGCTGCTATAAGGATGGACATATTACATTGAAATCTCAGAGAGCCACTGCTTGTGGAATGATAGAATCGCACTGGGAAAGGTTTCCACTTTAGGATTATGGAAACAGCAAGAAGGGGAGAGGGGTACCTAGGGATCATTTATAAAGAGTATTAGATGGGCTacgatcaccatggaaaccaatagtttATTGCCACTGACTGCAACATATTTATTACTTTTGTCGGGCAACCAATATCTTATATAAATCATGCACCCCTTTTATATGAATCAGAAGTCAGGAGCAATCAAAAATACCAACAGGGCTAGTCGCTAAACTGAGAGTCTAGAGCAATTTTCATTTCAAAGGCCAAAATAGCAATATTGGAAGAATTCCCCAAATCAGCTATActtccagttcggctactttggtctaaaatatgaaattcacacTATAAAGTCTAAAGAACAGGGCTGAAAATTGTAAGTCCTGTTTTAGgagccaggccttaaaagttgCTCACCACTGCAAGCCTTAACGTAGCATGGCACGCTCTTGAGGGGTTAATTTCTACTCGCCAGGGCTAAATTTTCACTAGCCAATGGCAAGTGGCGAATGAAAACGTTGAGCCCTGCTATGATTTTTCCTGATCTCCCAAAACACTGCCT
It encodes the following:
- the ANKRD9 gene encoding ankyrin repeat domain-containing protein 9, with amino-acid sequence MPGNGHCRPSSYAGYQSQKQCKNTSFAFYQAVRDQLPVWVLEDMRIMEVLHWEEGGKVSAYSPSEALLYALVHDHQPYARYLLNQYPQDALAMPSKNFSCCQSSAPHLTMAVRYDRLEILRGILHTLRGFPASHRSAYINRRGCQRVEGGKTPLHLACELLRAECIVLLLGHGACLWGPDSCGYTPLDILLQLIRRGEQDLGLKLQCLDCLLLYLPPGLPFKLRDQLLEEEGLWQGLIGLDLYRWLIGTSPPSLFTLSMQKVLRSLPPDRFPDALEALPLPDFLKPLTLIKKKV